The proteins below are encoded in one region of Pseudoduganella armeniaca:
- a CDS encoding response regulator: protein MRILLVEDHTELQHWLAKALRDAHLTVECATNGADADALLHTQEYALVILDLTLPKMDGLEVLKRLRARGGAGAKTPVLILTARGGLEDRVQGLNLGADDYLAKPFELVELEARVKALLRRGLGNEALVYRCGALAFDTVSRMFTYYDQSLALTPREHAVLEALITKSGRAVAKEKLFDEVFALADDANLDAIELYIHRVRKKLESSQPGAAAITTLRGIGYVLQPRDPA from the coding sequence ATGCGCATACTTCTGGTCGAAGACCACACCGAACTGCAACACTGGCTGGCCAAGGCGCTGCGCGACGCGCACCTGACAGTCGAGTGTGCGACCAACGGCGCCGATGCCGATGCGCTGCTGCACACGCAGGAGTATGCACTCGTCATCCTCGACCTGACCTTGCCGAAGATGGACGGGCTGGAGGTGCTCAAGCGCCTGCGCGCCCGCGGTGGTGCCGGCGCCAAGACGCCCGTGCTGATCCTGACGGCGCGCGGCGGCCTGGAAGACCGCGTGCAGGGCCTGAACCTGGGCGCGGACGACTACCTGGCCAAGCCGTTCGAACTGGTCGAACTGGAGGCAAGAGTCAAGGCCCTGCTGCGCCGCGGCCTGGGCAACGAAGCGCTGGTGTACCGTTGCGGCGCGCTGGCGTTCGACACCGTCAGCCGGATGTTCACCTACTATGACCAAAGCCTGGCATTGACGCCGCGCGAGCATGCGGTGCTGGAAGCTTTGATCACGAAGAGCGGCCGCGCCGTGGCCAAGGAGAAGCTGTTCGACGAGGTGTTCGCACTGGCCGACGACGCCAACCTCGATGCGATCGAGCTGTACATCCACCGCGTGCGCAAGAAGCTGGAAAGCAGCCAGCCGGGTGCTGCCGCCATCACGACCTTGCGCGGCATCGGCTACGTGCTGCAGCCGCGCGACCCGGCTTGA
- a CDS encoding sensor histidine kinase — translation MTAPAQHPPNATLGSLRGQLLRWLLLPLVVLEVLNTVSAYHNALDAADIAYDRSLLASTRALAERVSISGGKVVADVPYVALDSFETDTLGRIYYKVTGLKGETVSGYDDLPPVPQHVPRSESYPALVRFYHAQYNGQPIRIAALLQPVYDDSMRGIALIQVGETLDARRGLTNKILLDTVLWQAGLVAAAALLIWFAVRLVLQPLMRLKREVESRSVSDLSDLDPALVHREVRPLVEAMNASMSRIAGLINSQRRFIADASHQLRTPLTVLRTQTEMAQREVERHGAPAAVTDVLAGIAATTDSAVHLANRLLTLARIEHSKGSLAEPVALRALVQQVALELAPNAVRARIDLALEAPAEVMVTGQELLLHELVANLVDNALRYTPAGGAVVLRVRADGGQAVLEVEDGGPGIPAAERERVFAPFYRAAASMQVNPGGAGLGLAIVSDIASLHGATLALLDGASGRGLLVRVTWPAADER, via the coding sequence ATGACTGCGCCGGCCCAGCACCCGCCGAACGCCACGCTCGGCAGCCTGCGCGGCCAGCTGCTGCGCTGGCTGCTGCTGCCGCTGGTGGTGCTGGAGGTGCTCAATACTGTCTCGGCCTACCACAACGCGCTGGACGCGGCCGATATCGCCTACGACCGCTCGCTGCTGGCCTCCACCCGGGCGCTGGCCGAGCGCGTCTCGATCAGTGGCGGCAAGGTCGTGGCCGACGTCCCGTACGTTGCGCTGGACAGCTTCGAGACCGACACGCTGGGCCGCATCTACTACAAGGTAACGGGCTTGAAAGGCGAGACGGTCTCCGGCTACGACGACCTGCCGCCGGTGCCGCAGCACGTGCCGCGCTCGGAAAGCTACCCGGCGCTGGTGCGCTTCTACCATGCGCAGTACAACGGCCAGCCGATCCGCATCGCCGCCCTGCTGCAGCCGGTGTACGACGACTCGATGCGCGGCATCGCGCTGATCCAGGTGGGCGAAACGCTGGACGCGCGGCGCGGCCTGACCAACAAGATTCTGCTCGACACGGTGCTGTGGCAGGCCGGCCTGGTGGCGGCGGCGGCGCTGTTGATCTGGTTTGCCGTGCGCCTGGTCCTGCAGCCGCTGATGCGCCTGAAGCGCGAGGTGGAGAGCCGCAGCGTCTCGGACCTGTCCGACCTCGATCCGGCGCTGGTGCACCGCGAGGTGCGGCCGCTGGTGGAAGCGATGAACGCATCGATGTCGCGCATCGCGGGCCTGATCAACAGCCAGCGCCGCTTCATCGCGGACGCCTCGCATCAATTGCGCACGCCGCTGACGGTGCTGCGCACGCAGACCGAGATGGCGCAGCGCGAGGTGGAGCGCCATGGCGCGCCGGCGGCGGTGACGGACGTCCTGGCCGGCATCGCAGCCACCACCGACTCCGCCGTGCACCTGGCCAACCGCCTGCTGACCTTGGCCCGCATCGAGCACAGCAAGGGCAGCCTGGCCGAGCCGGTGGCGCTGCGCGCGCTGGTGCAGCAGGTCGCGCTGGAGCTGGCGCCGAACGCCGTGCGGGCGCGCATCGACCTGGCGCTGGAGGCGCCCGCCGAAGTGATGGTGACGGGACAGGAGCTGCTGCTGCACGAGCTGGTGGCCAACCTGGTCGACAACGCGCTGCGCTATACGCCGGCTGGCGGTGCCGTCGTGCTGCGCGTTCGCGCGGACGGCGGCCAGGCCGTATTGGAAGTGGAAGACGGTGGTCCCGGCATCCCTGCGGCCGAGCGCGAACGGGTGTTCGCGCCGTTCTACCGTGCGGCGGCGTCGATGCAGGTGAATCCGGGCGGGGCTGGATTGGGGTTGGCCATCGTTAGCGATATCGCCTCGCTGCACGGAGCGACGCTGGCGCTGCTGGACGGGGCCAGCGGTCGG